The Miscanthus floridulus cultivar M001 unplaced genomic scaffold, ASM1932011v1 fs_538_1_2, whole genome shotgun sequence genome segment CCGGGGAAGAGGGAGAAATGGGAAAGTAATCTAATAATGAAATGGAAACACTTTTTAAGATACTAGTTTCAATTAGTAGCTTCTGTTCCCGGAATGGTTTAACAGGAGACAGCAAAAATGATTTGAAGGGGTTATTGGGCCACAACCTATCTGGGCTGTAAACAGATGGGCCACCTACACTCTCCGTGATCCACGGGCCATGGAACACTTTTGTTGGAGCAtgggcaaaaaaaaaacagtcaGAAGAGAAAAATTAATCAAGTTAAGCAGTGCCGCAGGAACATTACATACAACAAGCTTCTTTTCACTAGTGGTGCTGCATACGAATCACTGTACCGATCCACTACCAattcgtcagaaatgtcaagtgCTACCGCATTTGGGCCTAATAGTTCATTTGGCGTTGGGTGGGGGGCCTTGAGAGTTTTAAGTTCTTCTGTTGGATACAAATCTGTTGGGCTAGCGAAATTGTCCGCGCAATTATTGCAACCTTAACCTAAAGGCTCAGTTTCAGTTATCGATACAATAATGTGCGGAGTCGATATCCTGCATTTGTCCTATACCATGTAGGAACATGAACAAACCGAGTTGGGCAGATTGTCCTGCTCAGctggtcatcgtcatcgtcagtGCCCGTTATCAGCTTAAGATCGTAGGTAAATTGTCGTGATCAGGGTGAGCAACGGGTGGATCTCCTTAACGTAGTGGAATGGAACTGAAAATCCACAGCAGACAGGGACTTGGGAGCAACTGCGCATGCACAGGGTTTAAGAATCTGTCAATTTATTTGTTAATAACGTGCTCATGGCCCCTCATGCATGTCGTCACTCCAGGCAATATCAAATCAAAGATTGATGAGCCAAGTTTAATTTGTTCTAAGAAAAGGTTTCGCCGTTTAATTTATTTAGCTTTTTTTGCTGTGTGATGTTGACATTGCAGCGTCGGTCACCTATGCTTTGATACGTTTTATTTAAGCTACCTACCTCAATAAACCCATACATCCTACTAGCTTGTTTCATAGTGCAAACTAAAGAGATTGTTAATGTCAGGAGATGTGTTGCTCTGCATCAAAGAACAATTCTGAAAATGTTTTACAGCCCTCTTAACACATTGGTGAATTACTGATCCCTATATATAGGATGTACTATGTGCATGTACTGTATGTAACACAAAGGAGCTAGCTGGGGTTGAGTGTCCATGTGTTGTTTATCACTACACTCTTCtctgatttgtttttttttcagtaTCTTCTGACACTCCCAGGCCGGCAATTCAGAACCAGAACGTATGGAATCTGACGGAGAACAATCTCTGGTTTATTTTTCAGGCACATGTGCATGGGGTCATTGGGGGTGGGTGGTTAGGAACCCAATCAACCATGAACCAGCCTTCCTCCAACCATTTCTTATTTGACAGGAAAACAAACAGGCAAGTCAATCATGCACATGAGTCAGGTGCTGCCCCTCTCTGTCTGAGCTGTCCCATGCATGGTTCATGAATATATTGATTAATTTGCATTGTTATAAATCTTGATGATCCGCTTGCTGCTGGCACGCTGCCGTTCAGGCATTCCCATCAGCTTTGCCACTGGCACTGCATAagactctttttttcttttttttctgtgCTGAAACATGGGTGGTTTACCGTATGTAAAGCTGACTTTTAATTCATTTCCTCAAGGTCATGTATATATACGGCCAATATGGCACGTCTTTGGCCGCACTTAAACTACTCAGATCGTACAAATTAGAGGGCGGCGGCAGGTGGAGCGGGGGTAGCCGGGGAAGTGGGAGGCGGGCGATGGGAGTGGCCGCGGCGgctgaattttttactatttggtccctttttcgaaagtttctctcaaatagacccctggcggaaagaattccagaaatggacccttggctcggcgccagagtgactggcgccgagctcggcgccatagtgaatggcgccgagACACCTACATTTCacccagcctgcacttcttccccgagctgaattttggctaagtccctaaatttaccgtgagatggatatataaaattttggctaagtccctaaatttaccatAAAATGGGCAACTTAGAATTTGACTAAGTCTttaaatttaccatgagatggacatgctgaaatttgtgggacagacatatgcaaaaatggctaagtctgaatttttgctatgacttggagactagaattttaccatgacttggacattgacaaatttaaaattttaccatgatttggatattgagaaatgtggCTAACTCTAGAGTTTTACACTGACTTGATATTTGAGCACTTAAAACAACATAGAAATACTTAGGATAAAAAATGATCTAGGGTTCATGTTGATGAACGAGCCTAAAAAtgtttctaagtgttggatcaaTAGTTAACACCCTTTTTCATGATGCAGTTTTGACCACAGTaaaactatagtttcttttctagatataaagtttgacctttaatagaagttatagtttgagttgagtacaacaaactttgtttttggacctaaacctaaatcagtttgcgatattttatcttccaaatttgtatagcaactcaattTAATACCTTACTACGAGTTTGAGTACTCTCTGATGGCGTTTGAGGTTCCATATATGATGATGGGGCATTCATTTGTCTCAGATGCTTTAAATCATTTACTTACCTGAGTCCCTGTGAAGTGACAGGATCAAAGTCAGGAACGATTGCCAAGGTGTCGATGATGATACGCGATAATTTGCTTCATAAACAATCAAAATCAAAACATGAGCTGTAGATAAATTTGTACATCTCATATAAGCTAGATTGTGAGAAATTGGAGAAGTAAATTTGGATATATATGTCAATGTGATTTTCAAATCTAGAATGTCAGCCACTATGCAAAATGTAAGCAGATATTAGAGCACATAATACCACAAAACAAATACGCATAGATCGTGGATGTGGTGCAAAATCCCGACTCACCTAGGACTCTAGAGAAGGAATCGCATCTTTTATGCCCTGTTCTTCTTAACTCTATAGAAGCGACAGTGGCTAAACTCCTGTAACCTGGTCTTCTCTCTGCTGGGGAAGCCACAGATGACAGATGAGAGCTGCTGGCTGTTGCGAGTTCCTCAGGTCGTGGTCCCACCACCACGTGACATCGGACTGACACCGACGAACCACCATGGCGCCACCCAAAAGCCTCATTTGAGTGAGCTCGTGGTCATATCTAAGAGAGAACATGCTCAACTCCGACAAATAGATCTGTGATGGACAACCAAATTTTGTCAGGAGTTATTGCGCTCTGTTGAGCGATATGGTTGAGTAGGAATGATATGGTGTTTAACAAGGTTAAAGCTAATACTTCCATgacaacaaaacaagtcttgtcAAGTTTGGACTTAGCCACGGTAAAAAATCAGACCATCTCGTGCTAAATATACAtatgtccatctcatggtaaaatCACAGATTTAGACAGATTGTAACATATCCAGGTCACAATAAAATTCAATATGGCATTGCCATGGTAAAAATTCAAATTACATATCCATGGTAATtctagtctctaagtcatagAAAAAATTCAGACTTAGCCATTTTTGCATATGTCTATCCCACaataaaaatcaaatttgacaatgTCTAAGTCATGGTAAAAATCCAAGCTTAACAAAtttcagcatgtccatctcatggtaaatttagggacttagctaaaattctaagttgccggtgattgtgaggtagggtgaagtggcgagaaaaaaacccgagacggaggagaaataagaggaagaacgctcggggaagaagtgcaggctgggttaaatgcaggtgtctcggcgccattcactatggcgccgagctcggcgccagtcactctggcgccgagcccctggcaggccattttcccgtgctcaggacctcggcgccagtgaccgtggcgccgagctcggcgccagtcactctggcgctgagccaagggtccatttctggaattctttccgccaggggtctatttgagagaaactttcgaaaaaatgaccaaatagtaaaaaattcggccgcGGCGGGCGAAGCGGTACGTGCTGATGAGCTGGCTAAGGCGAGCGAGTCCTTTTTTTTCTGGGAGTTTTTTTTCCCTGAGTTTGCTGTGGTCGTATAGCTGGAGGAAAGGAAAATGGGAGTGCTGGCGTCCAGCCGTCCGATGGATACCGATCCATCGGACGATGCTGCGGATGCAAGTCCCCGGATGTCTATGTGATGGAGGCCTAGCTCCACCGTTTCTCTTTTGTGCTTGTTTCCCCCGCGCCGCTCGCGCCGCACGTGCCCCTAGCTCGCCCCGCAGCCCGTCCCCACAGCCCGCCGCATCTCCCTTCACACCGCCCCACGTGCACGACGAGCATGCCCTATCGCCCCCTGACCGCAGCACCCCCATCCGCTCGCCCCCAACGCTTCCGTCCACTATCCCTCCCACGAGCCACACGCTCCCCGCCGAACAACATAGAAAGCTGGAATAAAATACGTGCAAAACACGAAAACAACTATTGCAACATTAGGCTGAAGTAGttgaaacaccatgaacatattattgcaacaacacggaacaaactgctgcaacaataggttgaaggagctaaaacatttgtaacatattattgcaacactgggtgtgaagcatatgaaacaacgCTCGAATAAAAACACCTGCAACAACATAGAACAGCTACTGCAACATGAGATTGAAGCAACTGAAACATTTTGAAATATTATTGCAACATTTGTGCCAAGCATATGAAACATCCAGATCAGAACGATTGCAACATCATctagaaacaagtgaaacattttGAAACAGTGCCTGCAATAAAACCTTTGAAACAAAATGCAACATGGGCAAAACATCCCCCAGATCTTCTACTTGTGCAACATCCTTACGATTcaactgcaacatacctctgaagcatctgaaacaactgaaagatacaattgcaacatatagGGGGGAGAGAGCCTGCACGGGGAGCCCCATGGCCGCCAAATCTGAGGGCGTCAGGAGCTCCTTGTGGGGGAGGACGCCGGTGTcggggaggggcgccgccggtgTGCGGAGGAGGGACCCGGGATGTGGGAGGAGGACGCCGGGGTCGGAGAAGAAGACGTCGGTGTGGGCGAAGGAGTCGCCGGTGTCGGGGAAGGGTGCCGCCGAGGTGGGGAGGAGGGAGccagggtgggggaggaggacgccggggTCGGGGAAGGAGACATTGGTGTGGGGAAAGGAGCCGCCgtggtgggggaggaggacgccgaAGTGGGAGAGGACGCCGCCACCGCCAGCCAGGAAGGGAGCGAGGTGTGTGGAGGACGGGCGGAAGGCGGGGAGGAGCACGACCGCTGGCTCACGGCGCTGCGGAGCGTAATCGTGGGCGCGGAGCTCCTGGATCCAtgggggaggagagggagaggagaggagcagCGGCAGCAACAGCGAACGTGTGGACGGGCTGAACTGCAGTGCGAGCGGATAAGACCATGAGAGACGAGTGGAGGAGGACGCGCGGCGCCGTACCGAATCGTTATACGACGCGCGTTCGGAACCGTCGGACGTCAGAGTCATAGCAATACTGAAAGGAAAAGTCCAGGTGCGTGTAGAAGCTTCAGGAAGGACGGTAGGTGCGGCTGGTGGGATGAAGCAAAACAATAAATAAAATAGAGGCAAATTGAATAGATGGTTGGGATAGGAAAGACGGACGGCTGTGATGAGGTGACTGTGGGTAAACAGTAGAACAGTGATTCCTGGCTTGGAAACTATAGatcttattattatttatttatttatatatatatatatatatatatatatatatatatatatatatatatatatatgatacggTGAAGTTTTTTTGGGAAAAACAACTATAGTTTATAGTTGTAGTACAAGTACAAGCTAACCCAAAATTTAATGTTTAAGAGACTCAAGGAATTAAAAATTTTGTGAGTGGTTTTATCGAAGCATAAGAGAATGGACGGTTGCCTAGGTTTGTCCTTATCGGAAATTGTACCATGCATGTCCTCTAAATTCTCATTTAGACAGccattttatataaaaaatgctCTTATTTAACATTTTGGAGAACCAGCTCTACTCCGATAAAAATATTTGAAGATCACTGAAATCTCTATTCCTACAGACACGATGATATAACGAGTCTTTTGGAATTGCTTTATATTGTGCTAAAAACTAAAAGGAATTCTTAGGGGTTGTTTGGATGGAGTAAACTTAGTCCATGTTTTGAATGCCAATTAGAAGGCTGATCGATGGTCCAACAAAAACTAATAGAGGATGAGTAGAACTCATTAGATAAAAGAAATTTTTAACCGGTCCATGTTTTTACCCTACTAATTCACTATCCTTTTATTGCTAAACCCACCCAAAATACAACTCCCACTGAGAAGCCCATCCATCCACCAAAAAACTGTACCTAGAAAAATAACACATTTAAAACGAAATGTCCAGATTTACTTGTAGGTCTTCTCTCCTCACCCAGTTAAATCGAATCGTCAACATCGTGTGTGTAAACCTCCTCATCCTCCGGCGTCTAGTAAGCCAACCGCGTGAAGCCGCTATTCCCGCGTTCAAAACAGGGCTCCGAGAGTTCCTCGTCCACACCGGTCTCCGACTTTTACTTGTCCGTGGAAGCCCGTGTCTCCACCTCTCTTGTCATTGTAGGCACATGTAGATGCAATAGAGACATAAAGAAAtgacaaaaaataaataaaaagtactccctccgttccaaattataaattactttgacttttttggtacatccagtTTGCTATACATTTAGatataggccatgttcgcttgtcttataatccatacttttcagcttgttttttttcagtcggaataatgttttttctctcacaccaaatcagcggAACAttgttttagcttgttttttcagcgaaacgaacggggccataataatatgtctagatatatagcaaaattgatgaaccaaaaaagtcaaagcgatttataatttagaGCGGAGGGAGTAAATAAAATTACCTGTACAAACTTATTCCTATAAAGGTCTATTTGATGGGCTCCATGCGGCTTCGCCTCTATGGCCCTATTCATTTTGTTGAAAAGTCATGcctgaaagtactgttcgctgatttattgGGAGAGGAAAgcattgttcgttcgctgaaatagtacggctcataagacaagtgaATAGGGCCTATATCTGTAGCAGTATTGTGCTCTTCATTTTCTTGGTGCATTTTGGCTGGAGCCATAGCCGTTTGGCCTGTGTTAGCTCTACAGTAACATAACAAAAGAAGCCAGATTGTTGGAGAGCTGTGCCAAACGGGTTTTAGATAAAAATGTAGATATTCACactatttgtaggggctgctTGCCAATAGTAAAGTATTGTGGGTTGGATACTTGGATTTGAAGCCTTAGTTTTATACTCCTTAACATTTGGCCTTTTCGAGTGAGCAAGGTTCTGAGAAATTCGGTGGCAATTCAAAAGTGTGGTCCAAGTGAAAGCTACACGTTCCTGATTTCACTTCAATCAATGACACTGATACATCGCAAAAAGTTGGGTATGTAATGGAGGTGGAGTACTTAACGTACTCCTTGGTGTATAAAAAAAACTAATCATTTAGAAAAGTCAGAACAACCTATAATTTAGTACAGAGGATGGCAGTGGTGGAACCAGGGCCATGCCCCCAATCCAGTAGAAATGTTTTTGAACATCCTATAAATATTGCAATTTTTAGCATATATTAAGGCATCAATTCACCCATTTTGTATCGTAATATTATGATTTTTCGTTATCAATACTAACCGCATATATTAAAACATTGAAAAAGTTGTTGAAACAAATATTCATGTACATTTATCTTACTTAGAGATGCTATGGTTCTGCGACTCAGGGTTGGCAGTTTATTTTATTTTCCACAAACAAAAGCAGCTAGCAGCACTGCATGATGCTAGTGCTGCTGCCGATGGATGGGCACTACTCCAGCAGAGGTGAGGACAGAAACAAACAGACAGAGCACTACTCCAGCAGGCTCAGGCGACGACGCCCGCTCCGGCCTTGAGCTTCTTGGCGAAGGCGGCGAAGTAGCTGCCCTGGTGCACGGCCATCTGGAGCTCGGCGTCGCTGGGCAGCCTGCTCTTCCCGTCGGCGCCGGCGAACGTGCCGGACCCGTACGGGCTGCAGCACCTGACCTCGTCCATGTCGAACATCCCCTCGCCGAACGTGTACCCGACGGGCACGAACACCATGCCGTGGTGCGTGAGCTGCGACACGGCCGTTAGCGCCGTTTCCTCCTGCCCGCCGCCCTGGGTGCCCAGCGCGAAGAAGAACCCCGCGGGCTTGCCCGCCAGCGCCTGCTTCTGCCAGAGGCCGCCCGTGGAGTCGAAGAGCGCCTTCATCTGCGCCGCCATCATGCCGAACCGCGCCGGGAAGCCGAACAGGATGCCGTCGGCGTCGGCCAGCTGCTTGCCCGAGATCATCACCGGGTGCTCCTCTCTCTTGGCCGGCGCGTGCATCTTCGCCAGCGCCTCCTCCGGCAGCGTCTCCGCCACCTGCCATATCGTTGCCTCGACGCCGTCGACGGAATCGGCGCCCTTCTTGATCTCCTCCGCCAGCCTCGCCACGTGGCCGTACGTGGAGTAGTACCTGATcaaagtcatcaacaacaaaaGGAAGCATGAATCGTAACATTGCCAGTGACAGTGGGTACTCGTACGTATTTACTGGAGCATTGTAAGCTAAGGTGCTCATGATTAGCTAGGTTGGCCACGCACACAACGTAGATCTTTGTCACCGCCATTGATGGATCGCGCAAGCTTTGTCGTCTGCCTTCTTCCTCCGTCAGTTTTTAATTTGGTGCGTGCAGTGTCTGCTGCTTCGTGAGTCTATCGATGCACACCGAGCGCGCATATATAAAGAACCCGCTGCAAAGGTGAGCACTGAGCACGACGGGCCGGAGCAGCCACGGTGATTTGTTTAGTAGACACTGGGCAGGGGGCACCACCTCATTTGGGGATCAAAAGCCGTCAGCCGGCGGCTCGTGGCTCTTGCTGAGATAGCATACGTGATCAGTGACGTCGCTGCAGACGTTGACGCTCCCCATTGGAATCCAAGTGCCAAATTCGATTGAACCTCTGGAGGCCCTGGAGAGTTTCAAGTCCCAACTTAGGGTCTCGTTCTTTATAGAGATTATTGTGCTGATGTGTTGGAGTATCTGAAGTTCTGAACTGTAAGAAATAGTAACATTTTCAGAAATGAAGCAGCTCCGTTAGACTGCTGCAAACACTGCTTCAATGAAGTCTTCAATTCGGCTTGGTTATCCTTCGCGCGAAGATGAAATATTTTCCATCTATTGTATTATGGCTAGAGCAGTTTGTAGATATTCGCACTATATGTGGGAGCTCCTTGCCAGTAGTAAAGTATTGTGGCGTTGGATACTTGGATATGAAGCATTAGTTTTATACTCAGCATTTGACCTTTTTGAGTGAGTAAGGTCCGAGAAAATCGCTCGGAACCTGATTTAACATCAATCACTGATCGAGTGATCGATACGAAACATCGCATAAAGTTACATaccagagcaacttcaagagacTTGATAAAATTAGATGCTAAATTATGAGATTTAACCATTATGTAAAATAGAAAGTCCATATAAAATATAGAGTTTTACAACAACCTAGCTAAATTAAAAAACACATATAGCAGGCAGGACTCGCTAGGGAAATATAACCAGCGAGAATGGTGGGATAACCAGCtgagaaaaaaggaaaacaatATAGACAAGCTGTTGGAATGCTTTTTTGGAACACAATAGCTTCACAAATACATTTACCCAATCTGTTGGAGTTGCTATAAGACTCTAAGAGCTGGAGTATATTTATTTTATTTCCGCAAACAAGTGCACCTAGCGGCACTGATTTTGGGAGACGGGCATCTTAAGGTGACCGTCTCCGTTAATCAATTATTTTCGGAGGCGGGCGTTCGAAGAATCCATCTCCTAAAATCAATTTACGAACCGTTTTAAGATGTCCGTCTCCGTAAATAGTTACGTCAAAAATTattcataacttttttatatGAACTCGGATGAAGACAAATTTTATATCAAATTATAGCACTTGAcgtga includes the following:
- the LOC136532152 gene encoding NAD(P)H dehydrogenase (quinone) FQR1-like; amino-acid sequence: MAVTKIYVVYYSTYGHVARLAEEIKKGADSVDGVEATIWQVAETLPEEALAKMHAPAKREEHPVMISGKQLADADGILFGFPARFGMMAAQMKALFDSTGGLWQKQALAGKPAGFFFALGTQGGGQEETALTAVSQLTHHGMVFVPVGYTFGEGMFDMDEVRCCSPYGSGTFAGADGKSRLPSDAELQMAVHQGSYFAAFAKKLKAGAGVVA